A stretch of Vicinamibacterales bacterium DNA encodes these proteins:
- a CDS encoding M20/M25/M40 family metallo-hydrolase — protein sequence MPRAFSLFMLLSVALVASPSAQSRPAWLDPYRDNADKLVRAALADQFAWDRLAELTDTYGQRISGSENLNRAIAWAAETMKKDGLENVHTERVMVPKWVRGAESLEITNPPHHVVPLLGLGGSIATPPAGIEAEVMVVANGEELTKRAAEARGKIVLFNVPYTNYGETVAYRGNGARMASQHGAVAALVRAVGPTGLRTPHTGGMNYGDDTVAKIPTAAIPVEDTMRIQRLVNRGLHVRLRLKMEAHFEPDVESFNVVGEIRGSEKPDEIVLLGGHFDSWDPGTGASDDGVGCVVTWEAARLMKKLNIRPKRTVRVVLFTNEENGTRGGNGYRDQHAKDAANHVMAFESDSGVFSPARLGFTGSDAARKLVTDIATLLAPLGLQDVTEGGGGADIGPIATLGKVPMMAYSGDSTKYFTIHHTPADTIDRIDPQEVSKAAAAVSAMIYVVADMPQPLPK from the coding sequence ATGCCTCGAGCGTTCAGCCTCTTCATGCTCCTGTCCGTGGCCCTGGTCGCGTCACCGTCGGCGCAGAGCCGTCCGGCCTGGCTCGACCCGTATCGCGACAACGCCGACAAGCTGGTCAGGGCCGCCCTCGCCGACCAGTTTGCGTGGGATCGCCTGGCCGAACTCACCGACACCTATGGCCAGCGCATCAGCGGGTCCGAGAACCTGAACCGGGCCATTGCCTGGGCCGCCGAGACCATGAAGAAGGACGGCCTCGAGAACGTCCACACCGAGCGGGTGATGGTGCCGAAGTGGGTCCGCGGCGCCGAGAGCCTCGAGATCACCAACCCGCCGCACCATGTCGTGCCGTTGCTCGGTCTCGGCGGCAGCATCGCCACGCCTCCCGCCGGCATCGAGGCCGAGGTGATGGTGGTGGCCAATGGCGAGGAGCTCACCAAGCGGGCGGCCGAAGCCAGGGGCAAGATCGTTCTCTTCAACGTGCCCTATACCAACTACGGCGAGACCGTGGCGTACCGCGGCAACGGCGCCCGCATGGCCTCGCAGCATGGCGCCGTCGCGGCGCTGGTGCGGGCGGTGGGCCCCACGGGACTGCGCACGCCGCACACCGGTGGCATGAACTACGGCGACGACACGGTGGCGAAGATTCCCACCGCCGCCATCCCGGTTGAAGACACCATGCGCATCCAGCGGCTCGTCAACCGCGGCCTCCACGTGCGCCTGCGCCTCAAGATGGAGGCGCACTTCGAACCCGACGTCGAGTCGTTCAACGTCGTCGGCGAGATCCGCGGCAGCGAGAAGCCGGACGAGATTGTCCTGCTCGGCGGCCACTTCGACTCGTGGGATCCCGGCACCGGCGCCTCGGACGATGGGGTGGGGTGCGTGGTGACGTGGGAGGCCGCGCGCCTGATGAAGAAGTTGAACATCCGGCCGAAGCGCACCGTGCGGGTGGTGCTGTTCACCAACGAGGAAAACGGCACTCGCGGCGGCAACGGCTACCGCGATCAGCACGCGAAAGACGCGGCGAACCACGTCATGGCGTTCGAGTCCGACTCCGGCGTGTTCTCGCCGGCGCGTCTCGGCTTCACGGGATCCGACGCCGCGCGCAAGCTGGTCACCGACATTGCCACGCTGCTCGCGCCGCTCGGGCTCCAGGATGTGACGGAAGGCGGCGGCGGCGCCGACATCGGCCCGATCGCCACGCTCGGCAAGGTGCCGATGATGGCCTACTCCGGCGATTCGACGAAGTACTTCACCATCCACCACACGCCGGCCGACACCATCGATCGCATCGATCCGCAGGAAGTGTCGAAGGCGGCGGCCGCCGTCTCGGCGATGATCTACGTGGTCGCCGACATGCCGCAGCCGCTGCCGAAGTAG
- a CDS encoding M28 family peptidase: MKNTFRLILGIVATAFLVATPHAQTATAVQSRTRTHVETLASDKFEGRLTGSPGEKLAGDYIISELKRIGAKPLPGMTDFRIPFTFTAGSKDGGTTVTVTKDAGGAQTFTGATTVQALSFSDTAEATGRVVFAGYGLVVPEAQNFGYDSYAGLEVKDKIVVVLRYFPEDADQKTRAILARYADLRYKAQAARQRGAKGMLVITGPRSPNAGAVVPMSFDTAIAGSGIVAASVGSDAFAPIIAASGKSLEEVQKEFDSGNPHVAGFAIPGIMVTLKANVIRQQQTGNNVVAYLPATTPTTGINKPWVAVGAHYDHLGRGTTGGSLAGQDEKNAIHHGADDNASGTATALAVAEAFGKQARKRNLLIAFWSGEELGLLGSNAFVTKPPFPLETMAAYLNFDMVGRVADNKLTVQATGTSAMWPKLLEQANVAAGFDLVLQEDPYQPTDVGSFNIASVACLTFFTGAHQEYHKPSDTAEKINYEDLVRVGELASGVVKRLMDSPDAPLFTKVEQKTETGGRAGLRLFTGTIPDYASDVKGLLLGGVIGGGPAEQAGLTKGDVVIEIAGQSITNIYDYTFALELLKIGQPAKVVFMRGGERKETTLTPAARK, from the coding sequence ATGAAAAACACATTTCGCCTGATTCTTGGCATCGTCGCCACGGCTTTCCTCGTGGCCACCCCGCACGCGCAGACGGCCACCGCCGTGCAGTCGCGGACCAGGACGCACGTCGAGACGCTGGCCTCCGACAAGTTCGAGGGCCGGCTCACCGGTTCGCCGGGCGAGAAGCTCGCCGGCGACTACATCATCAGCGAGCTGAAGCGCATTGGCGCCAAGCCGCTGCCGGGGATGACCGACTTCCGCATTCCGTTCACGTTCACGGCCGGCTCGAAGGACGGCGGGACGACGGTCACCGTCACCAAGGACGCCGGCGGCGCGCAGACCTTTACCGGGGCGACGACGGTGCAGGCGCTGTCGTTCTCTGATACCGCCGAGGCCACCGGGCGGGTCGTCTTCGCCGGCTATGGCCTGGTGGTGCCCGAGGCGCAGAACTTCGGCTACGACAGCTACGCCGGCCTCGAGGTGAAGGACAAGATCGTCGTGGTCTTGCGTTACTTCCCGGAAGACGCCGACCAGAAGACGCGCGCGATTCTCGCCCGCTACGCCGACCTGCGCTACAAGGCGCAGGCGGCCCGCCAGCGCGGCGCCAAGGGCATGCTCGTGATCACCGGACCGCGCTCGCCCAACGCCGGCGCCGTGGTGCCGATGAGTTTCGACACCGCCATCGCCGGCTCCGGCATTGTCGCCGCCAGCGTCGGCAGTGACGCATTCGCGCCGATCATCGCGGCGTCGGGCAAGTCGCTGGAAGAGGTGCAGAAGGAGTTCGACAGCGGCAACCCGCACGTGGCGGGCTTCGCCATCCCCGGCATCATGGTGACGCTGAAGGCCAACGTCATCCGCCAGCAGCAGACCGGCAACAACGTGGTGGCCTACCTGCCGGCGACTACCCCGACGACGGGCATCAACAAGCCGTGGGTGGCGGTGGGCGCCCATTACGATCACCTCGGCCGCGGCACCACCGGTGGGTCGCTCGCGGGCCAGGATGAGAAGAACGCCATTCACCATGGCGCCGACGACAACGCCTCCGGCACGGCCACCGCGCTCGCCGTGGCCGAGGCCTTCGGCAAGCAGGCGCGCAAGCGCAACCTGCTGATCGCGTTCTGGTCCGGCGAAGAGCTCGGCTTGCTGGGCTCGAACGCGTTTGTCACCAAGCCGCCCTTCCCGCTCGAGACGATGGCCGCCTACCTCAACTTCGACATGGTGGGCCGCGTCGCCGATAACAAGCTCACCGTGCAGGCCACCGGCACCAGCGCGATGTGGCCGAAGCTGCTCGAGCAGGCCAACGTCGCCGCCGGCTTCGACCTCGTGCTGCAGGAAGATCCCTATCAGCCGACCGACGTCGGCAGTTTCAACATCGCGAGCGTGGCCTGCCTCACCTTCTTCACTGGGGCGCACCAGGAGTACCACAAGCCCAGCGACACCGCCGAGAAGATCAACTACGAGGACCTCGTCCGCGTCGGTGAGCTGGCCTCGGGCGTCGTCAAGCGGCTGATGGATTCGCCCGACGCCCCGCTGTTCACCAAGGTCGAGCAGAAGACCGAGACCGGCGGCCGCGCCGGCCTGCGGCTGTTCACCGGCACCATTCCCGACTACGCCTCGGACGTGAAGGGCCTGCTGCTCGGCGGCGTGATTGGCGGCGGCCCGGCGGAACAGGCCGGCCTCACCAAGGGCGACGTGGTCATCGAGATTGCCGGCCAGTCGATCACCAACATCTACGACTACACGTTCGCGCTGGAGTTGCTGAAGATCGGCCAGCCCGCCAAGGTGGTGTTCATGCGCGGCGGCGAGCGCAAGGAAACCACGCTGACGCCGGCGGCGCGCAAGTAA
- a CDS encoding Rieske 2Fe-2S domain-containing protein, with product MSGTVPGFAIVGKVADFEPGKGRMVVVSGRHVALFRLGDQFHALDNLCLHRGGPLCEGPIDRGVVTCPWHGWSYEIATGTMVQDPRVGVSRHEVRIEGDAVAVRLTD from the coding sequence GTGTCGGGCACCGTTCCAGGGTTTGCGATCGTCGGCAAGGTCGCCGACTTCGAGCCGGGCAAGGGCCGCATGGTGGTGGTCAGCGGCCGCCACGTGGCGCTGTTCCGGCTCGGCGACCAGTTTCACGCGCTCGACAATCTCTGCCTCCACCGGGGCGGGCCCCTCTGTGAGGGCCCGATCGACCGGGGCGTCGTCACCTGCCCGTGGCACGGGTGGTCGTATGAGATTGCCACCGGCACCATGGTGCAGGATCCCCGCGTCGGCGTCTCGCGCCACGAGGTGCGGATCGAGGGCGACGCGGTCGCCGTTCGGCTGACGGACTGA
- a CDS encoding type II toxin-antitoxin system VapC family toxin: MRVAYFDSSAIVKLVHLEPESQALIDYLGDPEIEASTSVLAEVEVLRALRRLRAAGSEATEAMRGFFLLNLDAGIREDAGQLGAATLRSLDAIHLATALSIDDEVEFITYDERLAAAAREHRLRVVQPGRASTTSFVPGV; encoded by the coding sequence GTGAGAGTCGCGTATTTTGATTCGTCGGCGATCGTCAAACTCGTGCACCTCGAGCCCGAGTCGCAGGCGCTGATCGATTACCTGGGTGATCCGGAGATCGAAGCATCAACGTCGGTGCTCGCCGAAGTCGAGGTGCTGCGGGCGCTGCGGCGCTTGCGCGCGGCCGGCTCGGAGGCCACGGAAGCGATGCGCGGGTTCTTCCTGCTGAACCTCGACGCCGGGATCCGCGAAGACGCCGGGCAGTTGGGCGCGGCAACCCTGCGTTCGCTCGACGCCATTCACCTCGCCACGGCGCTGTCGATCGACGATGAAGTCGAGTTCATCACCTACGACGAGCGCCTGGCGGCGGCGGCCCGCGAGCATCGCCTGCGAGTCGTGCAACCCGGCAGGGCCAGCACGACCAGTTTCGTCCCTGGGGTGTAG
- a CDS encoding TonB-dependent receptor, giving the protein MTSIALAVALAGAAEAQQQTGAITGRATDTSGGALPGVTVSVTSPNLIGGARTAVTDELGVYRFTLLPGGQYTISFVLPGFATLNVQQVNLNAGATATINGKMEVAALQESVTVTSQSPTIDLESANVAVNWDQQKLDDLPSSRSLTGLVSMIPGLYATSFDVGGSNFGTGSGPAARTFGRAGGGVVSYDGMIWDQTYGDFGTYEEAQITTAAKGADAMNPGVTMNLVVKSGSNVFKGVGSANYQSGDFQGKNVTPELLAKGYAPGVNKFTSYKDFYGEIGGPILKDRLWFYASHRDASSGNLIPGFISLADRQQVEFYTKLQDPTGKITYQITKNNKFEGMFQVGRKWQPYRTASRYVPLESTQNQDSWSLVGPSFKWLSILSSRATFDASLQRGGYWWPDVPWTTDVRKTDLATNNGPTRGAFLETDRKPRRWQYGATFAYFANLWGRNHELKSGYLGWRNMVETKNIGYPNQQQYRYRSLAGDPGCNEAQNYDGCFTRPDSVLVYDYPNTTASGEWYNSAYLNDKITLSRKLTLNIGVRFDRYSSFLPEQGNPGTGPFAATNIYPYKGEENFPIYQSLVPRVSAVYDLTGEGRVAVRASYGRYVGGSSGASANPGPGGADVNPNAIITRTYSNWDGRIPYTPVAANLTSTAGGGTSRTIDPNLKGPFVDEYTAGLDLGLSRVVTLQFNYVRKMDGNGNQSINLALPYEAYTATRTGIDPGRDNVTGTADDRTLIVYSVPNTYPTFGRNIERIVQAAGNNRYHAFGTTLNKQLSNNYSFLVSFDADYRDLRDNAARNPNEALYGPQSGNISGSNLGTGNYQFAASSWNYSVRVSGSYQLPWGLMFATSFLAQSGEPYFREVQIRDASNTNIPIRIEPQAGRYEWTKIWDNKLSKRFKTFGNQSVEGTLDLFNSLNTNTIFGQTNRNGSTYLAPTDIIAPRVFRLGVRYRF; this is encoded by the coding sequence ATGACGTCGATCGCGCTGGCGGTGGCACTTGCGGGTGCGGCCGAAGCGCAGCAACAAACCGGTGCCATTACCGGCCGGGCCACCGACACCAGCGGAGGCGCGCTTCCGGGCGTGACGGTGTCGGTGACCAGTCCCAACCTGATCGGCGGTGCGCGCACCGCGGTCACTGATGAACTCGGTGTCTATCGCTTCACGCTTTTGCCGGGCGGCCAGTACACGATTTCGTTCGTGCTCCCGGGCTTCGCGACCTTGAACGTGCAGCAGGTAAACCTGAACGCGGGCGCCACCGCGACCATCAACGGCAAGATGGAAGTGGCGGCGTTGCAGGAAAGCGTCACGGTCACCAGCCAGTCGCCGACCATCGACCTCGAGTCGGCCAACGTCGCGGTCAACTGGGATCAGCAGAAGCTCGACGACCTGCCATCCAGCCGCAGCCTGACCGGCCTGGTGTCGATGATTCCCGGCCTCTACGCGACGTCGTTCGACGTCGGCGGCTCGAACTTCGGCACCGGCTCCGGTCCGGCCGCGCGCACCTTCGGCCGCGCCGGCGGCGGCGTGGTCAGCTACGACGGCATGATCTGGGACCAGACCTACGGCGACTTCGGCACGTATGAAGAAGCGCAGATCACGACGGCCGCCAAGGGCGCCGACGCGATGAACCCGGGCGTGACCATGAACCTGGTGGTCAAGTCGGGCAGCAACGTCTTCAAGGGCGTCGGCTCGGCGAACTACCAGTCCGGCGACTTCCAGGGCAAGAACGTCACGCCCGAACTGCTGGCCAAGGGTTACGCGCCCGGCGTGAACAAGTTCACGAGCTACAAGGACTTCTACGGTGAAATCGGCGGCCCGATCCTCAAGGATCGCCTCTGGTTCTACGCCAGCCACCGCGACGCGTCGTCCGGCAACCTGATCCCGGGCTTCATCAGCCTGGCCGATCGGCAGCAGGTCGAGTTCTACACCAAGCTGCAGGATCCGACCGGCAAGATCACCTACCAGATCACCAAGAACAACAAGTTCGAGGGCATGTTCCAGGTGGGACGCAAGTGGCAGCCGTATCGCACGGCCAGCCGGTACGTGCCGCTCGAATCGACGCAGAACCAGGACTCGTGGTCGCTGGTCGGTCCGTCGTTCAAGTGGCTCTCGATTCTTTCGTCGCGGGCGACGTTTGACGCCAGCTTGCAGCGCGGCGGCTACTGGTGGCCCGACGTGCCATGGACGACGGATGTCCGCAAGACGGATCTGGCGACCAACAACGGCCCGACGCGCGGCGCCTTCCTCGAAACCGATCGCAAGCCGCGACGCTGGCAGTACGGCGCCACCTTCGCGTACTTCGCGAACCTGTGGGGCCGGAACCACGAACTGAAGTCGGGTTACCTCGGTTGGCGCAACATGGTGGAAACCAAGAACATCGGCTACCCGAATCAGCAGCAGTATCGCTATCGCAGCCTCGCCGGCGATCCGGGATGCAACGAGGCGCAAAACTACGATGGCTGTTTCACGCGGCCCGACTCGGTGCTCGTCTACGACTACCCGAACACGACGGCCTCAGGCGAGTGGTACAACTCGGCCTACCTGAACGACAAGATCACCCTCAGCCGCAAGCTGACGCTGAACATCGGCGTGCGATTCGATCGCTACTCGAGCTTCCTGCCCGAGCAGGGCAACCCCGGCACCGGCCCCTTCGCGGCCACGAACATCTACCCTTACAAGGGTGAGGAGAACTTCCCGATCTACCAGTCGCTGGTGCCGCGCGTGTCGGCCGTCTACGACCTGACCGGCGAAGGCCGGGTGGCGGTGCGCGCCAGCTACGGCCGCTATGTCGGCGGCAGTTCCGGCGCGTCGGCGAATCCCGGACCGGGCGGCGCCGACGTCAACCCCAACGCCATCATCACGCGGACCTACTCGAACTGGGATGGCCGCATTCCGTACACGCCCGTCGCCGCCAACCTGACCTCCACGGCCGGCGGAGGCACAAGCCGTACGATCGATCCGAATCTCAAGGGGCCATTCGTAGACGAGTACACGGCCGGCCTCGACCTCGGCCTGAGCCGCGTCGTGACGTTGCAGTTCAATTACGTGCGGAAGATGGACGGCAACGGCAACCAGTCGATCAACCTGGCGCTGCCGTACGAGGCCTACACCGCAACACGGACGGGCATCGACCCGGGTCGCGACAACGTCACCGGCACCGCCGACGACCGGACGCTGATCGTCTACTCGGTGCCGAACACCTATCCGACGTTCGGTCGAAACATCGAGCGTATCGTGCAGGCCGCGGGTAACAACCGCTACCACGCATTTGGCACGACGCTGAACAAGCAGCTCTCCAACAACTACTCGTTCTTGGTGTCGTTCGACGCCGACTATCGCGACCTCCGCGACAACGCGGCGCGGAATCCGAACGAGGCGCTGTACGGTCCACAGTCCGGCAATATCTCAGGTAGCAACCTGGGCACCGGCAACTATCAGTTCGCCGCCTCGTCGTGGAACTACTCGGTGCGTGTGAGCGGCAGCTACCAGCTCCCCTGGGGCCTGATGTTCGCCACCTCATTCCTCGCCCAGAGCGGCGAGCCGTACTTCCGCGAAGTGCAGATTCGCGACGCCAGCAACACCAACATCCCGATCCGCATCGAGCCGCAGGCCGGCCGCTACGAGTGGACGAAGATTTGGGACAACAAGCTGTCGAAGCGGTTCAAGACGTTCGGCAACCAGTCGGTCGAAGGGACACTCGACCTCTTCAACTCGCTGAACACCAACACGATCTTCGGGCAGACCAATCGCAACGGGTCGACCTACCTGGCGCCGACGGACATCATCGCGCCGCGTGTGTTCCGCCTGGGCGTGCGCTACCGCTTCTAG